The following coding sequences lie in one Populus trichocarpa isolate Nisqually-1 chromosome 14, P.trichocarpa_v4.1, whole genome shotgun sequence genomic window:
- the LOC7497345 gene encoding zinc finger protein ZAT9 isoform X2 — MEKHKCKLCFKSFSNGRALGGHMRSHLLKLPVPPKLEDQFPHIEVSEDTESISSSEEEAEEGQGEEEEEEEEEEEEKGVLYGLRENPKRSIRLVDPEFCFAAADAGSVVLQDRESETESSKNPTRRRSKRTERLLENHHHQYHQQRPRQEQENNNIVKKLELKKMGTFKAAAESSSGQEPEPVSSISDTTTEEDVAFCLMMLSRDRWKRKEQENQEEDRGLEEEVETETDDSGEFKSCKTKVRGKYKCETCNKVFKSYQALGGHRASHKKLKVYTPSKEPNLEPTENAGASTSLPEKKIHGCPFCLRVFSSGQALGGHKRSHVIGVAASSSTPARSSTKFGDNNLGLIDLNLPAPVDDDDISQADKLSAVSDAEFVSYIKRSAKLFQRGWD; from the exons ATGGAGAAGCACAAGTGCAAATTGTGCTTCAAAAGTTTCTCTAACGGTAGAGCTTTGGGCGGTCACATGAGGTCTCATTTGTTGAAGCTTCCAGTTCCTCCAAAACTAGAAGATCAATTCCCACATATTGAAGTTAGTGAAGACACTGAATCAATTTCATCttcagaagaagaagcagaagaaggACAAGgtgaggaggaagaggaggaggaggaagaggaagaagaaaagggtgTTCTTTATGGGCTCAGAGAGAACCCCAAAAGAAGTATTCGATTGGTTGATCCTGAGTTCTGTTTTGCTGCGGCTGATGCTGGTTCTGTTGTTCTTCAAGATAGAGAAAGTGAGACCGAGTCATCAAAGAACCCAACAAGAAGACGATCCAAGAGAACTGAGAGATTGTTAGAGAATCATCACCATCAATATCATCAGCAAAGACCAAGGCAAGAGCAAGAGAACAACAACATAGTAAAGAAGCTTGAACTCAAGAAAATGGGTACTTTTAAGGCAGCAGCTGAGTCATCATCGGGTCAAGAACCTGAACCGGTGAGTTCAATTTCTGACACTACAACAGAAGAAGATGTCGCTTTCTGTCTTATGATGCTTTCAAGAGACAGATGGAAGAGAAAAGAACAAGAGAATCAAGAAGAAGATCGGGGACTTGAAGAGGAAGTAGAAACTGAAACAGATGATTCTGGTGAGTTCAAATCTTGCAAGACAAAAGTAAGAGGGAAGTACAAATGTGAAACATGCAACAAAGTGTTTAAATCTTATCAAGCTTTAGGTGGGCATAGAGCAAGTCACAAGAAACTCAAAGTTTATACACCAAGTAAAGAACCAAACTTGGAGCCAACAGAAAATGCAGGTGCTTCTACTTCTCTGCCAGAGAAGAAAATCCATGGATGTCCATTTTGTTTGAGAGTATTTTCATCTGGGCAAGCTCTTGGTGGCCACAAAAGATCTCATGTAATTGGTGTAGCAGCTTCTTCAAGTACTCCTGCAAGAAGTTCCACAAAGTTTGGAGACAATAACTTGGGTTTGATAGATCTTAATCTTCCTGCTccagttgatgatgatgatattagcCAAGCTGATAAGCTCTCTGCTGTGTCTGATGCAGAATTTGTTAGCTACATCAAACG ATCTGCTAAGCTATTCCAGAGAGGGTGGGACTAA
- the LOC7497345 gene encoding zinc finger protein ZAT9 isoform X1, with protein MEKHKCKLCFKSFSNGRALGGHMRSHLLKLPVPPKLEDQFPHIEVSEDTESISSSEEEAEEGQGEEEEEEEEEEEEKGVLYGLRENPKRSIRLVDPEFCFAAADAGSVVLQDRESETESSKNPTRRRSKRTERLLENHHHQYHQQRPRQEQENNNIVKKLELKKMGTFKAAAESSSGQEPEPVSSISDTTTEEDVAFCLMMLSRDRWKRKEQENQEEDRGLEEEVETETDDSGEFKSCKTKVRGKYKCETCNKVFKSYQALGGHRASHKKLKVYTPSKEPNLEPTENAGASTSLPEKKIHGCPFCLRVFSSGQALGGHKRSHVIGVAASSSTPARSSTKFGDNNLGLIDLNLPAPVDDDDISQADKLSAVSDAEFVSYIKRSREREKLSLSPEGSQLGLNSASWNCFIS; from the exons ATGGAGAAGCACAAGTGCAAATTGTGCTTCAAAAGTTTCTCTAACGGTAGAGCTTTGGGCGGTCACATGAGGTCTCATTTGTTGAAGCTTCCAGTTCCTCCAAAACTAGAAGATCAATTCCCACATATTGAAGTTAGTGAAGACACTGAATCAATTTCATCttcagaagaagaagcagaagaaggACAAGgtgaggaggaagaggaggaggaggaagaggaagaagaaaagggtgTTCTTTATGGGCTCAGAGAGAACCCCAAAAGAAGTATTCGATTGGTTGATCCTGAGTTCTGTTTTGCTGCGGCTGATGCTGGTTCTGTTGTTCTTCAAGATAGAGAAAGTGAGACCGAGTCATCAAAGAACCCAACAAGAAGACGATCCAAGAGAACTGAGAGATTGTTAGAGAATCATCACCATCAATATCATCAGCAAAGACCAAGGCAAGAGCAAGAGAACAACAACATAGTAAAGAAGCTTGAACTCAAGAAAATGGGTACTTTTAAGGCAGCAGCTGAGTCATCATCGGGTCAAGAACCTGAACCGGTGAGTTCAATTTCTGACACTACAACAGAAGAAGATGTCGCTTTCTGTCTTATGATGCTTTCAAGAGACAGATGGAAGAGAAAAGAACAAGAGAATCAAGAAGAAGATCGGGGACTTGAAGAGGAAGTAGAAACTGAAACAGATGATTCTGGTGAGTTCAAATCTTGCAAGACAAAAGTAAGAGGGAAGTACAAATGTGAAACATGCAACAAAGTGTTTAAATCTTATCAAGCTTTAGGTGGGCATAGAGCAAGTCACAAGAAACTCAAAGTTTATACACCAAGTAAAGAACCAAACTTGGAGCCAACAGAAAATGCAGGTGCTTCTACTTCTCTGCCAGAGAAGAAAATCCATGGATGTCCATTTTGTTTGAGAGTATTTTCATCTGGGCAAGCTCTTGGTGGCCACAAAAGATCTCATGTAATTGGTGTAGCAGCTTCTTCAAGTACTCCTGCAAGAAGTTCCACAAAGTTTGGAGACAATAACTTGGGTTTGATAGATCTTAATCTTCCTGCTccagttgatgatgatgatattagcCAAGCTGATAAGCTCTCTGCTGTGTCTGATGCAGAATTTGTTAGCTACATCAAACG TTCACGAGAGAGGGAGAAGCTTAGCCTGAGCCCTGAAGGAAGCCAACTAGGCTTAAATTCTGCCTCATGGAACTGTTTCATTTCATGA